A single window of Streptomyces xanthii DNA harbors:
- a CDS encoding DNA cytosine methyltransferase: MSLLYPRLLAGQAKPLFDEYRELSIVDVARRVDVSHPSAVYVATGGDRIGTEQLWTLRESVVDLARQAGFPEESDRTRNADFDLRLAELLHSQMNLVPAEAASRDLWAFLGLVLLPDVAFWRYPRPPRDRVLGTDLTRHVFGRLWWRAQLVYSPGDPSPYEALGILGEAAFDQIYARRAALGGSPHLVKAILRVWNELDLKGLNQRETLQDFLKRLLRLAPFVLFDGIEEETLDSELRAVARESVAALLHVKHGESPESASVVEEHLATVFAQSSQDSARGPAPDETPVERAWPAVEAVAVPAATTASTHVTTGLPEPSRVLSSFEVCSGSGAQARGLEQAGFRPVLLVDRKAHACWTIEINRPEWKVVCGDLLHFDPADHPEVQGVDLFSAGLPRIKSAATTKRHDDEEERAVLRQAVALVPQIRPRAVLLENMSDLVEKDDFKNERTWMEAELRSAGYRVFWKVLDAADFGVPQHRKSGFLVALREPYADRFVWPSRTVLRVRTVGETLGPSMAAGGWPGADAWVRGAWHPAPALVGGSDRRGGADLGPTGSKNAWKQLGVNGNSLADHLPDADTPLTEQPKLTIAQTAMLQSIPSTWQIAGGKTAAYRQIGNALPPPLARAVGEAIATALAG; this comes from the coding sequence GTGAGCCTGCTCTACCCTCGCCTGCTCGCGGGCCAGGCCAAGCCTCTGTTCGACGAGTACCGCGAACTGTCGATCGTCGACGTGGCTCGACGTGTGGATGTGTCGCATCCGTCAGCCGTCTATGTCGCGACGGGCGGCGACCGGATCGGTACCGAGCAGCTGTGGACGCTGCGGGAGTCCGTCGTGGATCTGGCCCGACAAGCGGGGTTCCCCGAGGAATCGGACCGCACCCGTAACGCCGATTTCGATCTTCGACTCGCCGAGCTGTTGCACTCCCAGATGAATCTCGTGCCCGCGGAGGCGGCGTCGCGCGATCTCTGGGCGTTCCTCGGGCTGGTGCTGCTCCCGGATGTCGCCTTCTGGCGCTATCCCCGCCCTCCGCGCGATCGTGTGCTGGGCACCGACCTGACGCGCCACGTGTTCGGGCGTCTGTGGTGGCGCGCGCAGCTGGTGTACTCGCCCGGTGATCCCAGCCCGTACGAGGCACTCGGCATCCTGGGTGAGGCGGCGTTCGACCAGATCTACGCCCGCCGAGCGGCGCTCGGCGGAAGCCCGCACCTGGTCAAGGCGATCCTGCGCGTGTGGAACGAGCTGGACCTGAAGGGGCTCAACCAGCGCGAGACGCTCCAGGACTTCCTCAAGAGACTGCTGCGTCTGGCACCCTTCGTGCTGTTCGACGGGATCGAGGAGGAGACGCTCGACAGCGAACTCCGCGCCGTCGCACGCGAGTCGGTCGCCGCGCTGCTGCACGTCAAGCACGGTGAGTCCCCGGAGAGCGCCTCCGTGGTGGAGGAACACCTCGCCACCGTGTTCGCGCAGTCCTCCCAGGACAGTGCGCGGGGCCCGGCTCCGGACGAGACGCCCGTCGAAAGGGCGTGGCCCGCGGTCGAGGCCGTCGCCGTGCCCGCCGCGACGACAGCCTCGACCCACGTCACCACAGGCCTCCCCGAACCCTCCAGGGTCCTGTCCTCGTTCGAGGTCTGTTCCGGATCGGGTGCCCAGGCCCGCGGGCTCGAACAGGCGGGATTCCGTCCGGTGCTGCTCGTGGACCGGAAGGCTCACGCCTGCTGGACGATCGAGATCAACCGACCGGAATGGAAGGTCGTCTGCGGCGATCTTCTCCACTTCGACCCCGCGGATCACCCCGAGGTCCAGGGCGTCGACCTGTTCAGCGCGGGCCTGCCCCGGATCAAGTCCGCCGCCACCACGAAGCGCCACGACGACGAGGAGGAGCGCGCCGTGCTGCGGCAGGCGGTGGCCCTCGTCCCGCAGATCCGTCCCCGAGCCGTTCTGCTGGAGAACATGTCGGACCTGGTCGAGAAGGACGACTTCAAGAACGAACGCACCTGGATGGAGGCGGAGCTCCGGTCCGCGGGCTACCGCGTGTTCTGGAAGGTGCTGGACGCCGCGGACTTCGGCGTTCCGCAGCATCGCAAATCCGGCTTCCTCGTGGCCCTGCGGGAGCCGTACGCGGATCGGTTCGTGTGGCCGTCCCGGACCGTGCTGCGCGTGCGGACCGTCGGTGAGACCCTCGGCCCTTCCATGGCCGCCGGAGGATGGCCTGGAGCGGACGCCTGGGTACGCGGGGCCTGGCATCCGGCACCGGCGCTCGTCGGCGGTTCGGATCGTCGCGGCGGTGCCGACCTCGGCCCGACGGGTTCGAAGAATGCCTGGAAACAGCTGGGCGTGAACGGGAACAGTCTGGCCGACCACCTTCCGGACGCGGACACCCCGCTCACCGAGCAGCCGAAGCTCACGATCGCCCAGACGGCGATGCTGCAGTCGATCCCCTCGACCTGGCAGATCGCCGGCGGGAAGACGGCCGCCTACCGTCAGATCGGCAACGCGCTCCCGCCCCCGCTGGCCCGAGCGGTGGGAGAGGCGATCGCCACCGCACTCGCCGGCTAG
- a CDS encoding PD-(D/E)XK motif protein, giving the protein MSTDSWRDLLDERWAELEAEPVTAERRLRVTDLSIGTDDGALMAAVDYEGHRHLLVPMKSRQQLRRGPDGPVLKLRKRPLEDETSYRTYADLSCLERNLNDLFATLCSDVLDTAEQLPANPVKALYRAMDRWKSLFRVQGAPLSGERITGLFGELLVLVAMLERDPSAHRLWLGPSGHRHDFCSPHGAVEVKSSTYTEGRRARIHGLDQLEAPEGGPLHLVWFRLAASASGTSLPELVDRALELCDDETSLRGLLSHVGYQPADVERYAEARFVATEQRWYPVGKDFPRLTGRELEQAGVPVTVEDVAYTVDLTGPSLAPLSEEAVTEVLDALLREPA; this is encoded by the coding sequence ATGAGCACCGACTCGTGGCGAGACCTGCTCGACGAGCGCTGGGCCGAGCTGGAGGCCGAGCCGGTGACGGCCGAACGTCGACTCCGGGTCACCGACCTCTCGATCGGTACGGACGACGGCGCGCTGATGGCGGCGGTCGACTACGAGGGGCACCGCCATCTCCTGGTCCCCATGAAATCCCGTCAGCAACTGCGCCGGGGCCCCGACGGCCCCGTCCTCAAGCTGCGCAAGCGGCCCCTTGAGGACGAGACCAGCTATCGCACCTACGCGGACCTCAGCTGCCTGGAGCGGAACCTCAACGACCTCTTCGCCACACTCTGTTCGGATGTCCTGGACACCGCCGAGCAGCTTCCCGCCAACCCGGTCAAGGCGCTCTACCGGGCCATGGATCGATGGAAGTCGCTGTTCCGCGTCCAGGGGGCACCACTGAGCGGTGAGCGGATCACAGGGCTGTTCGGCGAACTGCTCGTGCTGGTCGCGATGCTCGAACGTGACCCCAGTGCGCACCGCCTGTGGCTCGGCCCCTCGGGTCACCGCCACGACTTCTGCTCTCCTCACGGCGCCGTCGAGGTCAAGAGCTCCACGTACACCGAAGGCCGCCGCGCCCGGATACACGGCCTCGACCAGCTGGAAGCACCGGAAGGGGGCCCGCTCCACCTGGTGTGGTTCCGACTCGCGGCGTCCGCTTCAGGCACGTCGCTGCCCGAGCTGGTCGACCGGGCGCTGGAACTGTGCGACGACGAGACGTCCCTGCGCGGGTTGCTGAGCCACGTCGGCTATCAGCCCGCGGATGTCGAGCGATACGCCGAGGCGCGCTTCGTGGCGACGGAGCAGCGTTGGTATCCCGTGGGCAAGGACTTCCCCCGGCTCACCGGACGTGAGCTCGAGCAGGCGGGCGTGCCGGTGACCGTCGAGGACGTCGCGTACACCGTGGACCTCACCGGGCCGTCCCTCGCACCGCTCTCCGAGGAAGCCGTCACCGAGGTCCTCGATGCCCTTCTGCGGGAGCCCGCGTGA
- a CDS encoding Z1 domain-containing protein, whose product MSDEIDDMYDTFSEMLDKWPPAETVKRLEQFGIDAEKIELIRERHEQKLARIRELEEPQTVVRGNRDTWYTGPRPGDRCWPALERSLQDRGWSDASIKSLDESSSRVVSLLDHPREPAFSTRGLALGYVQSGKTTNFTAVMAKAADRGYKLFIVLSGIHNGLRRQTQARLVSELVEPNPDRWSQLTNLDHDFVPPANAASFFGNSNKTRVLCVVKKNATVLRKLAKWLEGAESYLEGCPALIIDDEADQATVATKSINPLIRRIMAGLPRSAYIGYTASPFANLLIDPSADDLYPQDFIVNLPKPVGHFGTEVLFGRYALDGEDPSDIDDGHDMIRTVPWTDIEHVRPSTRAEVDGFTPEITETLRRAVLYFWLVVAARRVRGTGNPHNTMLIHTSVNTSVHNSFRAPLEELRAEVRDAIDDPSLLEELRVLWEKETGRVLAEEFGETAVPFDALLTELPGVLGSCRVIMDNSSSQDRLDYENGPLVAIAVGGNTLSRGLTLEGLSVSYFVRAVSAYDTLLQMGRWFGFRNGYADLPRIWMTDELSEWFRHLATVETEMRRDIDVYLHNPNENPLTFAVRLRTHPSLQVTAAAKMKSAVKAVSSYGGARVQTHCFRTDAPWLGQNLAAARELISQITANNAVAKEDRSSDGSIIFRDVPYDVVLNFLGEYQFHEGSGEKSAKLARENNAKLITEYIQKRVRGAGALRRWNVAVIGRPPKGPDSDLEFAPGVTVGRVTRAKLATGSQGFADIKTLMSRKDAGIDLEGEISSMTEHQLRDARRVQLPTTGLLTLYPIDRYSEPVPAKKQRQPLDAEEHVIGVGLVFPEPDGPDSAVEPEYVSADLSGVQLEDFEEEEMLRLIEGEDA is encoded by the coding sequence GTGTCCGACGAGATCGACGACATGTACGACACCTTCAGCGAGATGCTCGACAAGTGGCCGCCGGCCGAGACGGTGAAGCGGCTGGAGCAGTTCGGCATCGACGCCGAGAAGATCGAGCTGATCCGGGAACGGCACGAGCAGAAGCTCGCCCGGATCCGGGAGCTGGAGGAGCCGCAGACCGTCGTGCGCGGCAATCGCGACACCTGGTACACCGGCCCGCGCCCCGGGGACCGGTGTTGGCCGGCGCTGGAGCGCTCGCTGCAGGACCGTGGCTGGAGCGACGCGTCGATCAAGTCGCTGGACGAGTCGTCGTCCCGGGTCGTGTCTCTCCTGGACCACCCCCGCGAGCCCGCCTTCTCCACGCGGGGGCTCGCGCTCGGCTACGTGCAGTCGGGCAAGACGACCAACTTCACTGCGGTGATGGCCAAGGCGGCTGACCGTGGCTACAAGCTCTTCATCGTCCTCTCCGGGATCCACAACGGGCTGCGCCGGCAGACGCAGGCCCGACTCGTCTCCGAACTCGTCGAGCCGAACCCGGATCGTTGGAGCCAGCTGACGAACCTCGACCACGACTTCGTGCCGCCCGCGAACGCCGCGTCCTTCTTCGGCAACAGCAACAAGACGCGCGTCCTGTGCGTGGTGAAGAAGAACGCGACGGTACTGCGCAAGCTCGCGAAGTGGCTGGAGGGGGCCGAGAGCTATCTCGAGGGCTGCCCCGCGCTGATCATCGACGACGAGGCCGACCAGGCGACCGTCGCCACCAAGTCGATCAATCCCCTGATCCGGCGCATCATGGCCGGGCTTCCGCGCAGCGCCTACATCGGTTACACGGCGTCGCCGTTCGCCAACCTGCTGATCGACCCCAGCGCCGACGACCTCTACCCCCAGGACTTCATCGTCAACCTGCCCAAGCCGGTGGGTCACTTCGGCACCGAGGTGCTGTTCGGCCGCTACGCGCTGGACGGCGAGGACCCCTCGGACATCGACGACGGCCACGACATGATCCGTACGGTCCCCTGGACGGACATCGAGCACGTCCGCCCGAGCACCCGCGCCGAGGTGGACGGGTTCACGCCGGAGATCACTGAGACCCTGCGTCGCGCGGTGCTCTACTTCTGGCTCGTCGTGGCAGCGCGGCGGGTGCGTGGCACCGGGAACCCGCACAACACGATGCTCATCCACACCAGCGTCAACACCTCGGTCCACAACAGCTTCCGCGCGCCGCTCGAGGAGCTGAGGGCCGAAGTGCGTGACGCGATCGACGACCCGAGCCTCCTCGAAGAGCTGCGCGTCCTGTGGGAGAAGGAGACCGGCCGGGTCCTCGCGGAGGAGTTCGGCGAGACGGCAGTCCCCTTCGACGCCCTCCTGACCGAACTGCCCGGCGTGCTGGGCAGCTGCCGGGTCATCATGGACAACTCCAGCAGCCAGGACCGTCTCGACTACGAGAACGGCCCCTTGGTCGCCATCGCGGTCGGCGGCAACACGCTGTCGCGTGGTCTGACCCTGGAGGGTCTCTCGGTCAGCTACTTCGTGCGCGCGGTGTCCGCCTACGACACCCTGCTGCAGATGGGACGCTGGTTCGGCTTCCGCAACGGCTACGCCGACCTTCCTCGTATCTGGATGACCGACGAACTCTCCGAATGGTTCCGTCATCTGGCGACCGTCGAGACGGAGATGCGCCGGGACATCGACGTCTATCTGCACAACCCGAACGAGAACCCGCTGACCTTCGCCGTACGTCTGCGCACCCATCCCTCGCTCCAGGTGACCGCCGCGGCGAAGATGAAGAGCGCCGTGAAGGCCGTGTCCTCGTACGGCGGCGCGCGCGTGCAGACACACTGTTTCCGTACCGACGCCCCGTGGCTGGGGCAGAACCTGGCGGCCGCCCGGGAGCTGATCTCCCAGATCACGGCCAACAACGCGGTGGCCAAGGAGGACCGTTCCTCCGACGGCAGCATCATCTTCCGTGACGTCCCCTACGACGTCGTCCTGAACTTCCTGGGCGAGTACCAGTTCCACGAGGGATCGGGCGAGAAGAGCGCCAAGCTCGCCCGCGAGAACAACGCCAAACTGATCACCGAGTACATCCAGAAGCGTGTCCGCGGTGCCGGCGCACTGCGCCGCTGGAACGTGGCCGTCATCGGCAGGCCGCCGAAGGGCCCCGACAGCGATCTCGAGTTCGCACCGGGCGTCACGGTCGGTCGCGTCACCCGTGCGAAGCTCGCCACGGGGTCCCAGGGCTTCGCGGACATCAAGACGCTGATGAGTCGCAAGGACGCGGGCATCGACCTCGAGGGCGAGATCAGCTCCATGACGGAGCACCAACTCCGGGACGCACGACGCGTACAGCTCCCCACCACGGGCTTGCTGACTCTGTATCCCATCGACCGCTACTCCGAGCCCGTCCCCGCCAAGAAGCAGCGTCAGCCGCTCGACGCGGAGGAACACGTCATCGGCGTGGGCCTCGTCTTCCCGGAACCCGACGGCCCGGACTCCGCCGTCGAACCGGAGTACGTCTCGGCCGACCTCTCCGGCGTCCAGCTGGAGGACTTCGAGGAGGAGGAGATGCTGCGCCTCATCGAAGGTGAGGACGCATGA
- a CDS encoding very short patch repair endonuclease: MITPSSPGVSARIKRQVSKDTGAELAVRRLLHAAGLRYRVEYPVPGMARRRIDVAFTRTKVAVLIDGCFWHGCPQHATQPKANAEWWRQKLDRNMARDRETTEHLTAAGWTVLRFWEHEAPEDVVERVMRAVREQGQSSGPGT, encoded by the coding sequence ATGATCACGCCCTCCTCCCCCGGCGTATCCGCCCGCATAAAGCGCCAGGTCAGCAAGGACACCGGCGCCGAGCTGGCGGTGCGACGCCTGCTGCACGCGGCCGGCCTCCGGTATCGCGTCGAGTACCCGGTGCCGGGGATGGCCCGGCGACGGATCGACGTGGCGTTCACCCGGACCAAGGTCGCCGTGCTGATCGACGGCTGCTTCTGGCACGGCTGCCCGCAGCACGCGACTCAGCCCAAGGCCAACGCCGAGTGGTGGCGCCAGAAGCTGGACAGGAACATGGCGCGGGACCGTGAGACGACCGAGCATCTGACGGCAGCGGGATGGACCGTGCTGCGGTTCTGGGAGCACGAGGCCCCGGAGGACGTGGTCGAGCGCGTGATGCGCGCCGTGCGCGAGCAGGGCCAGAGCTCAGGACCCGGAACTTGA
- a CDS encoding AAA family ATPase, which produces MQELDSAVILITGAMAAGKSTVAQLLAERLPRSVHLRGDTFRRMIVSGREEFLPQPSAEATAQLRLRHEATATIADLYARSGWTVVAQDIVLGDHLTAFLTSVTTRPLYLVVLSPPPETLTTREASRPKTGYGGPWTPTTLDTTLRRETPRLGLWLDTSEQTPEETVDAILAGLTTARITD; this is translated from the coding sequence GTGCAGGAGCTCGACTCGGCAGTCATCCTCATCACGGGCGCCATGGCGGCCGGCAAGTCCACCGTCGCCCAACTCCTCGCCGAACGCCTCCCGCGTTCCGTACACCTGCGCGGCGACACCTTCCGACGCATGATCGTGTCCGGCCGCGAGGAGTTCTTGCCCCAACCGAGCGCGGAGGCGACGGCCCAGCTCCGGCTGCGCCACGAGGCGACCGCCACGATCGCCGACCTGTACGCCCGCTCGGGCTGGACCGTCGTGGCCCAGGACATCGTCCTCGGCGACCACCTCACCGCGTTCCTCACCTCGGTGACCACCCGCCCCCTGTACCTCGTGGTCCTCTCCCCACCCCCCGAAACCCTCACCACCCGCGAGGCGTCCCGCCCCAAGACCGGCTACGGCGGCCCCTGGACCCCCACCACCCTCGACACCACCCTGCGCCGGGAGACACCGCGACTCGGCTTGTGGCTCGACACGTCGGAGCAGACGCCGGAGGAAACGGTGGACGCGATCCTCGCGGGCCTCACCACGGCCCGCATCACCGACTGA
- a CDS encoding serine/threonine-protein kinase → MERIGDYVVLRLLGSGGMGSVYLARSRSERLVAIKVIRPEYAADPRFRERFRQEVEAARKVGGFHTAAVVDADPDAVQPWMASAYIEGPTLQAEVARRERLSEGELWRLTAVLAEALAAIHRHGLVHRDLKPSNIVLASDGPRVLDFGVARVVEETRLTTDGVVVGTAGFHSPEQALGRAVTGASDVFALGAVLVAASGGSAFGHGEPTALMFRVVHEEPDVSTVPPSLRPLVLACLAKDPSGRPTPLELLDLCAAHAGAAAAPGHDATVVDDGPPPAHMAPPPPRAAPPPSRTDPSQRPTETAPPNPSPALAMYLVDRSVWFLQVLRNVAGVAGLVALAVVGAQAQWPAWLVVVCAVAAFLLGVRLLGLLGAAKDNLTLNSRGIGLGPPNNLLVMPWNEIRSLELNRRPGWTDLTVRLSVVRSLPTGYHHPSWVRSDPADVIHIRTRRLTPVGTAPQLDASVQTFARWQRIRVTESQ, encoded by the coding sequence ATGGAGCGGATCGGGGACTACGTAGTGCTGCGGCTGCTGGGCAGCGGCGGCATGGGTTCCGTCTATCTGGCGCGCTCGCGGTCCGAGAGGCTGGTGGCCATCAAGGTCATCCGGCCCGAGTACGCAGCGGATCCCCGGTTCCGGGAGCGCTTCCGGCAGGAGGTCGAGGCGGCTCGCAAGGTCGGCGGTTTCCATACCGCCGCGGTGGTCGACGCCGATCCGGATGCCGTGCAGCCCTGGATGGCCAGCGCGTACATCGAGGGGCCGACACTTCAGGCGGAGGTCGCGCGGCGCGAGCGGCTGTCCGAGGGGGAGCTGTGGCGGCTGACCGCGGTCCTGGCCGAGGCGCTCGCGGCCATCCACCGGCACGGCCTCGTGCACCGCGACCTGAAGCCCTCCAACATCGTGCTGGCCTCCGACGGGCCCCGCGTCCTGGACTTCGGGGTCGCCCGGGTCGTCGAGGAGACCCGGCTGACGACCGACGGCGTGGTGGTCGGCACCGCGGGTTTCCACTCGCCGGAGCAGGCTCTCGGGCGTGCGGTCACGGGAGCGAGCGATGTGTTCGCCCTCGGCGCGGTTCTCGTGGCGGCGTCCGGCGGCAGCGCGTTCGGGCACGGTGAGCCGACCGCGCTGATGTTCCGGGTGGTGCACGAGGAGCCCGACGTCTCCACGGTGCCGCCGTCGCTGCGGCCCCTGGTCCTCGCCTGCCTCGCCAAGGACCCCTCCGGCCGCCCGACCCCGCTCGAACTGCTCGATCTGTGCGCCGCGCATGCCGGGGCCGCCGCCGCACCCGGGCACGACGCCACCGTGGTGGACGACGGGCCGCCTCCTGCTCACATGGCCCCGCCTCCTCCTCGCGCGGCCCCGCCGCCGTCGAGGACGGACCCGTCGCAGCGGCCGACCGAGACAGCGCCGCCGAACCCGTCACCGGCGCTCGCGATGTACCTCGTCGACCGGAGCGTCTGGTTTCTGCAGGTCCTGCGCAACGTGGCCGGGGTGGCCGGACTCGTCGCCCTAGCGGTCGTGGGCGCGCAGGCCCAATGGCCCGCATGGCTCGTCGTGGTGTGCGCGGTCGCCGCCTTTCTCCTGGGCGTACGGCTCCTGGGGCTGCTCGGCGCCGCCAAGGACAACCTCACCCTCAACAGCCGTGGCATCGGACTGGGCCCGCCGAACAATCTCCTGGTCATGCCCTGGAACGAGATCCGGTCCCTGGAGCTGAACCGGCGCCCGGGGTGGACGGATCTGACCGTCCGCCTCAGTGTGGTGCGTTCGCTCCCGACGGGCTACCACCATCCGAGCTGGGTCCGAAGCGACCCCGCGGACGTCATTCACATCCGTACGCGCCGACTCACGCCGGTGGGCACGGCTCCTCAACTGGACGCCAGTGTGCAGACGTTCGCGAGGTGGCAGCGGATCCGGGTGACGGAAAGTCAGTGA